The sequence GTGCGAACGGTTTCCGCTTTCAGGACTTCTAAATTAAGACGATAGCCAACATTCCGAACCGTTTGGATTAAGTTCGGTTGTCGGGGGTCAATTTCTACTTTTTTCCGTAACGACAGAACATGAGTGTCAATCGTGCGAGGATTATCAATAGAATCTGGCCATGCTCGTCGCAACAGTTCTGAACGACTCAAGGGTTCTCCGCAAGCTTGAGCGAGAACATAGAGGAGACTGTATTCTTGGGGAGTCAGTTCAATTAATTGACTCTGTAAACGCACACGACGTTGTACCAAGTCAATTTTGAGTGCTCCATAATCCAAGGTTGTTGGCGGAACGATGGTGCGACTCCGCCGCATCAAGGATTCTGTTCTTGCCAAAAACTCTTGCATTCCAAAGGGTTTTGCTAAATAGTCATCAGCACCCGCTCTCAAGCCTCGGACAACATCCGATTCCGTTGTGCGAACCGATAACATTAAAATTAACGATTGTCGTTGCTGTTGAAGCCATTGGCAAAATTCCAAACTATTTCCCTCTGGCAGTTCAGCATCCAAAATCACTAAATTGGGTTGATGAGCATAGAAGATATCCCTTGCATGGTGCAAATCCGCCGCCTGATAAACCGAGTACCCGACGTGCTGTAAATGCCAACCCAAGAGCGATCGTAAATGCGGGTTTCCTTCAATAATT comes from Planktothrix serta PCC 8927 and encodes:
- a CDS encoding response regulator transcription factor is translated as MIEGNPHLRSLLGWHLQHVGYSVYQAADLHHARDIFYAHQPNLVILDAELPEGNSLEFCQWLQQQRQSLILMLSVRTTESDVVRGLRAGADDYLAKPFGMQEFLARTESLMRRSRTIVPPTTLDYGALKIDLVQRRVRLQSQLIELTPQEYSLLYVLAQACGEPLSRSELLRRAWPDSIDNPRTIDTHVLSLRKKVEIDPRQPNLIQTVRNVGYRLNLEVLKAETVRTARLNGKYPPIREVKTGSA